Below is a genomic region from Clostridiales bacterium.
GTGACAAATATATTATCGATGGAGTTAGGTATCATAAACAGAATGTTTTGTTAAAGCTTCAGAATGTTGACAATATGAGTGTAGCTGAGGAATTTAAGGGGTTATTTATAGAGGTGCCAAGAGAGCTAGCAATTACATTACCTGAAAATTCATATTTTATATCAGACTTAATAGGTTGTGTTATAGTAGACGAAAACAACAAGAATTTAGGTATATTGGTTGAAGTACTAAAAACGGGTAGCAATGATGTTTATTTAATAAAAAACGATTTAGGTAAAGAAATATTGTTACCT
It encodes:
- the rimM gene encoding ribosome maturation factor RimM; the protein is MQQYFEIGKIVNTHGIRGELKVIPLTDNISRYNDLEWVYVNKKGKRDKYIIDGVRYHKQNVLLKLQNVDNMSVAEEFKGLFIEVPRELAITLPENSYFISDLIGCVIVDENNKNLGILVEVLKTGSNDVYLIKNDLGKEILLPAIKDVVLNVDVDGKRIDVKLMEGLIDDED